A part of Saccharomyces cerevisiae S288C chromosome XIV, complete sequence genomic DNA contains:
- the SIS1 gene encoding type II HSP40 co-chaperone SIS1 (Type II HSP40 co-chaperone that interacts with the HSP70 protein Ssa1p; shuttles between cytosol and nucleus; mediates delivery of misfolded proteins into the nucleus for degradation; involved in proteasomal degradation of misfolded cytosolic proteins; protein abundance increases in response to DNA replication stress; polyQ aggregates sequester Sis1p and interfere with clearance of misfolded proteins; similar to bacterial DnaJ proteins and mammalian DnaJB1) yields the protein MVKETKLYDLLGVSPSANEQELKKGYRKAALKYHPDKPTGDTEKFKEISEAFEILNDPQKREIYDQYGLEAARSGGPSFGPGGPGGAGGAGGFPGGAGGFSGGHAFSNEDAFNIFSQFFGGSSPFGGADDSGFSFSSYPSGGGAGMGGMPGGMGGMHGGMGGMPGGFRSASSSPTYPEEETVQVNLPVSLEDLFVGKKKSFKIGRKGPHGASEKTQIDIQLKPGWKAGTKITYKNQGDYNPQTGRRKTLQFVIQEKSHPNFKRDGDDLIYTLPLSFKESLLGFSKTIQTIDGRTLPLSRVQPVQPSQTSTYPGQGMPTPKNPSQRGNLIVKYKVDYPISLNDAQKRAIDENF from the coding sequence ATGGTCAAGGAGACAAAACTTTATGATTTACTTGGAGTATCTCCAAGTGCTAATGAGCAAGAACTGAAAAAGGGTTATAGAAAAGCAGCTCTAAAATATCATCCAGATAAGCCAACAGGTGACACAGAAAAGTTTAAGGAGATATCAGAGGcctttgaaattttaaatgatcctcaaaaaagggaaataTATGATCAATACGGTCTCGAGGCTGCTAGATCTGGTGGTCCAAGCTTTGGTCCTGGTGGTCCTGGCGGTGCTGGAGGTGCTGGAGGCTTCCCTGGCGGTGCGGGCGGATTCTCCGGAGGACATGCGTTCAGTAATGAGGATgctttcaatattttttcacaatTCTTTGGCGGCAGTTCCCCATTCGGTGGTGCTGATGACAGTGGCTTCAGTTTCTCTAGTTATCCATCTGGCGGCGGTGCTGGTATGGGAGGTATGCCTGGAGGAATGGGAGGAATGCATGGCGGCATGGGAGGTATGCCTGGCGGCTTTAGATCAGCATCAAGCTCTCCCACGTATCCAGAGGAAGAAACAGTTCAAGTTAATTTACCAGTTAGTCTAGAAGATTTGTTTGTTGGTAAAAAGAAGTCATTtaaaattggaagaaagGGCCCACATGGGGCCTCTGAAAAGACACAAATTGACATTCAATTAAAACCGGGTTGGAAAGCTGGTACCAAAATAACATACAAGAACCAGGGTGATTACAATCCTCAAACGGGCCGTAGAAAGACTTTGCAGTTTGTCATCCAGGAAAAGAGCCATCCAAACTTTAAAAGAGACGGTGATGACCTAATTTACACTCTGCCACTATCTTTCAAGGAATCATTGTtaggtttttcaaaaactatCCAAACAATTGATGGCAGAACCTTACCTTTGTCGAGAGTACAGCCTGTCCAACCCTCACAAACTTCTACTTATCCTGGTCAAGGTATGCCAACTCCAAAGAACCCATCTCAGAGAGGTAATTTGattgtaaaatataaagTGGACTATCCAATATCACTAAACGACGCTCAAAAACGTGCTatagatgaaaatttttaa
- the LST8 gene encoding TOR complex subunit LST8 (Subunit of TORC1 and TORC2 involved in TOR signaling; TORC1 regulates nutrient responsive growth and TORC2 regulates plasma membrane (PM) homeostasis and cell-cycle dependent actin cytoskeleton polarization; negative regulator of Rtg1p/3p and Gln3p transcription factors and amino acid biosynthesis; binds to both Tor1p and Tor2p, regulating the integrity and kinase activity of TORC2; PM retention is dependent on Avo3p; WD-repeat protein), protein MSVILVSAGYDHTIRFWEALTGVCSRTIQHSDSQVNRLEITNDKKLLATAGHQNVRLYDIRTTNPNPVASFEGHRGNVTSVSFQQDNRWMVTSSEDGTIKVWDVRSPSIPRNYKHNAPVNEVVIHPNQGELISCDRDGNIRIWDLGENQCTHQLTPEDDTSLQSLSMASDGSMLAAANTKGNCYVWEMPNHTDASHLKPVTKFRAHSTYITRILLSSDVKHLATCSADHTARVWSIDDDFKLETTLDGHQRWVWDCAFSADSAYLVTASSDHYVRLWDLSTREIVRQYGGHHKGAVCVALNDV, encoded by the coding sequence ATGTCTGTTATCTTAGTATCTGCTGGCTATGACCACACAATAAGATTTTGGGAGGCTCTTACTGGGGTTTGTTCAAGAACAATTCAGCATTCCGACTCACAGGTTAATCGCTTAGAAATCACCAACGATAAAAAGTTGTTGGCAACAGCAGGCCATCAAAACGTACGGCTTTATGACATTCGGACGACAAATCCCAATCCAGTAGCATCCTTTGAGGGTCATCGGGGAAACGTTACCTccgtttcttttcaacagGACAACAGATGGATGGTGACCTCTAGCGAAGATGGGACCATTAAAGTTTGGGATGTGCGTTCTCCGTCCATTCCTAGAAATTACAAACATAACGCACCAGTAAATGAAGTCGTAATTCATCCTAACCAAGGCGAGTTGATATCTTGTGATAGAGATGGTAATATAAGAATTTGGGACTTAGGAGAAAATCAGTGTACCCATCAATTGACACCTGAGGACGATACCTCTCTCCAGTCTTTATCTATGGCAAGTGATGGTTCGATGTTAGCGGCAGCAAATACTAAAGGTAATTGTTACGTATGGGAAATGCCAAATCATACTGACGCATCCCATCTAAAACCGGTAACAAAATTCAGAGCGCACTCCACATATATAACTAGAATTCTACTATCATCTGATGTAAAACATTTGGCAACATGTTCAGCGGATCACACTGCTCGTGTGTGGTCgattgatgatgattttaaGCTAGAAACGACATTGGATGGCCACCAAAGGTGGGTTTGGGATTGCGCATTTAGTGCTGACAGTGCGTATCTAGTAACGGCATCGTCCGATCATTACGTGAGATTATGGGATTTATCAACTAGAGAAATTGTCAGACAGTACGGTGGACACCACAAGGGAGCTGTATGTGTCGCATTAAACGATGTATAG
- the RLP7 gene encoding Rlp7p (Nucleolar protein similar to large ribosomal subunit L7 proteins; constituent of 66S pre-ribosomal particles; plays an essential role in processing of precursors to the large ribosomal subunit RNAs; binds junction of ITS2 and ITS2-proximal stem between the 3' end of 5.8S rRNA and the 5' end of 25S rRNA) — protein sequence MSSTQDSKAQTLNSNPEILLRKRRNADRTRIERQELAKKKREEQIKKKRSNKNKFVRAESIVAKTLATSREKERIKRVSILEDKKAKNETQHIASGKDFILKITEKANGAEENSVDLEETEEEEDDGLIREKTTYDGKPALLFIVRVRGPLAVNIPNKAFKILSLLRLVETNTGVFVKLTKNVYPLLKVIAPYVVIGKPSLSSIRSLIQKRGRIIYKGENEAEPHEIVLNDNNIVEEQLGDHGIICVEDIIHEIATMGESFSVCNFFLQPFKLNREVSGFGSLNRLRKIKQREAESRTRQFSNAATAPVIEVDIDSLLAKLN from the coding sequence ATGTCTTCAACTCAAGACAGTAAAGCGCAAACTCTTAATTCTAATCCAGAAATTCTTTtgaggaaaagaagaaatgcTGATAGAACTAGAATCGAAAGACAAGAATTAGCTAAGAAAAAGAGGGAAgaacaaatcaaaaaaaagagaagtaATAAGAACAAATTTGTCAGAGCTGAAAGTATAGTTGCAAAGACTTTGGCTACCTCTagggaaaaggaaagaattaaaagaGTGTCTATATTAGAAGATAAGAAGGCAAAGAATGAAACGCAGCATATTGCATCTGGGAAAGATTTTATTCTGAAAATAACAGAAAAAGCTAATGGCGCCGAAGAGAACTCTGTCGACTTGGAGGAgactgaagaagaagaagacgatgGTTTAATCAGAGAAAAGACTACTTACGATGGCAAACCTGCTTTACTTTTCATTGTCAGAGTAAGAGGTCCGCTTGCTGTAAATATTCCAAACAAAGCATTTAAGATTTTGTCTTTGCTAAGATTAGTTGAAACTAATACTGGTGTTTTCGTCAAATTGACCAAAAACGTATATCCGTTGCTCAAGGTTATTGCGCCATACGTAGTGATTGGCAAGCCTTCTTTATCTTCTATCCGTTCCTTGATTCAAAAGAGAGGTAGAATAATCTATAAGGGTGAGAATGAGGCTGAACCTCACGAAATAGTTCTTAATGACAACAATATTGTCGAGGAGCAATTAGGAGATCATGGAATAATTTGTGTTGAAGATATTATTCATGAGATTGCCACTATGGGTGAGtctttttctgtttgtAACTTCTTCTTACAACCATTCAAGTTGAATAGAGAAGTATCTGGATTTGGTTCTTTGAATAGGCtaaggaaaataaaacagcGGGAGGCTGAATCAAGAACTCGtcaattttcaaatgcaGCTACAGCACCAGTTATCGAAGTTGACATTGACTCTTTATTAGCCAAGTTGAATTAA
- the MRP7 gene encoding mitochondrial 54S ribosomal protein bL27m MRP7 (Mitochondrial ribosomal protein of the large subunit; involved together with Mrpl35p in assembly of cytochrome c oxidase), with product MWNPILLDTSSFSFQKHVSGVFLQVRNATKRAAGSRTSMKDSAGRRLGPKKYEGQDVSTGEIIMRQRGTKFYPGENVGIGKDHSIFALEPGVVRYYLDPFHPKRKFIGVALRRDLKLPSPHFEPTVRRFGRFELTNKRAAYKEENSISRKDYLAKPNILKQLEVRESKRKELQDKLSKVLRDELKLDIKDIELATSYLIRVRASLKNGYPIEDARFNSRYYLKEEERLKARRESWTNEKLSESLSKIDECSDLLNSSTSFNNKLELHQYISEQEKQALKAKLLEDLEKSQHLETKKDKNYIKALFKDACNFLTLSEEVHLRRKYLKSVFPETDSTVETKSGKKSIVSRRFDYTKNKVEVIARSRRAFLSKL from the coding sequence ATGTGGAATCCTATTTTACTAGATACTTCTAGTTTTTCATTCCAAAAACATGTGTCTGGTGTGTTCCTTCAAGTGCGTAATGCCACCAAAAGGGCTGCGGGCTCGAGAACAAGTATGAAGGATTCTGCAGGAAGAAGGTTAGgaccaaaaaaatatgaaggCCAGGATGTTTCCACAGGTGAAATTATTATGAGGCAAAGAGGAACAAAGTTTTATCCTGGAGAAAACGTTGGTATAGGGAAAGATCATTCCATATTCGCCTTAGAACCTGGTGTTGTTCGTTACTATCTTGATCCTTTTCATcctaaaagaaaattcattgGTGTTGCCTTGAGGCGTGATTTGAAACTGCCATCTCCTCATTTTGAGCCTACCGTAAGGAGGTTTGGCCGTTTTGAGTTAACAAATAAAAGGGCAGCATataaggaagaaaattctATTTCTAGAAAAGACTATCTCGCAAAACCtaatattttgaagcaGTTAGAGGTCAGGGAATCTAAAAGAAAGGAGTTACAAGACAAGTTGAGTAAGGTTCTTCGGGATGAACTTAAGTTAGATATAAAAGACATCGAATTGGCAACGTCATACTTAATTCGTGTAAGGGCTTCCCTGAAGAATGGATACCCCATAGAAGATGCAAGGTTCAATAGTAGAtattatttaaaagaagaagagcgTTTGAAGGCAAGGAGAGAAAGCTGGACGAATGAGAAATTGTCGGAGAGTCTATCCAAGATTGATGAGTGTAGTGATCTTTTGAACTCATCTACATCTTTCAATAACAAGCTAGAGCTACACCAGTATATTTCggaacaagaaaaacaagCTTTGAAGGCAAAACTATTAGAGGACCTAGAAAAATCCCAACACTTAGAAACcaaaaaagacaagaatTATATTAAGGCGCTTTTCAAGGACGcttgtaattttttgactTTATCTGAAGAAGTACATTTGCGTAGGAAATACTTAAAGTCGGTCTTCCCCGAAACAGATAGTACGGTTGAAACCAAAAGCGGGAAGAAGTCAATTGTGTCTAGACGTTTTGATTACaccaaaaataaagttgaAGTCATTGCTAGAAGTAGGCGGGCTTTTTTGAGCAAgctttga
- the ASI3 gene encoding putative ubiquitin-protein ligase ASI3 (Subunit of the inner nuclear membrane Asi ubiquitin ligase complex; Asi complex targets both misfolded proteins of the inner nuclear membrane-associated degradation (INMAD) pathway and regulators of sterol biosynthesis for ubiquitin-mediated degradation; acts with Asi1p and Asi2p to ensure the fidelity of SPS-sensor signaling by targeting latent unprocessed forms of Stp1p and Stp2p, maintaining the repressed state of gene expression in the absence of inducing amino acids) — MSTNILQHVKQLLHNRDVFSFFHNKTGNLNYLDNTTQKPEVFVSPNSTIVSAPTLDSFQALMEKGNFTTLQLAKVGIRMFFSYSVSKYAVLCFSTAIILNRLTVMSSLRSNSTNIRLPLWSKTLLHLVATLSLVKALLQILSQFGLMHELHVSDTDFYALSVYLFVALSDCIEIFISSTTNVPSLICSDFSIWGLSLNLYIISKMPAGQQHIGDNVELLGAVFHRLVIHLVELFHIRAYRLCGEVILNAGFFTAFVTRTYLNGLDFINICLIHNYFPGFFYISTILLASIGIFLKALFTSNPFRSLYSRYKNLEKWWRSNNYNGEEEFNEIALSLCLLLTSNDYKIFKKSDNVKSVDEVAAFSNSYVVSGHLNQLQSTPEDLLSRKEMTTDSQLPGFARTYLGLFELVRTIILTYSRLLKNLLWSKNFESSIDKKPRVGKRKKRDLNKYVTEKNYKKFLYKPDVKELNIESDLRSLELLLPEDDSSKDYFPPRKIDESVSDEEFDSDMESQLIIDEEKELTHLSSNAVDSDDLEEIAWNISMWSILNYEMDVHNKVNGPLTRSQYGKRNPQGVLVDVVIERLLHHTNSRYMYKRLNMKDDDKLEFKFDFAFDSCDEVEEMDLSCLICKVNKRNIVTWPCRCLALCDDCRISLGYKGFATCVSCDSEVKGYSKLNIV; from the coding sequence ATGTCTACAAATATATTGCAACATGTTAAGCAATTGCTCCATAACAGAGATGTATTTAGCTTTTTTCACAACAAGACTGGAAATCTTAATTACCTAGATAACACAACTCAGAAACCGGAAGTTTTTGTAAGTCCAAATTCTACAATAGTTTCAGCCCCAACTTTGGACTCTTTTCAAGCATTGATGGAGAAAGGTAACTTCACCACTTTGCAACTAGCTAAGGTAGGAATTAGAATGTTTTTCTCCTATTCGGTAAGTAAGTATGCTGTTCTATGTTTTAGTACCGCCATTATTTTGAATAGGTTGACTGTAATGTCTTCATTGAGATCAAATTCTACAAACATTCGTTTACCTCTTTGGTCAAAAACTTTGCTCCATTTAGTAGCCACTCTTTCACTGGTTAAAGCACTTTTACAAATTCTGAGTCAATTTGGACTCATGCATGAACTGCACGTGAGTGATACAGATTTTTATGCTTTAAGTGTCTATTTATTTGTAGCTCTGTCTGACTgcattgaaatttttatttcttcaacgACGAACGTTCCTTCATTAATATGCTCTGATTTTTCCATATGGGGTTTATCATTGAATCTTTATATCATATCCAAAATGCCCGCGGGGCAGCAGCATATTGGCGATAATGTTGAACTACTAGGAGCGGTTTTTCACAGATTAGTAATTCATTTGGTAGAATTGTTTCATATAAGAGCCTATAGATTATGTGGAGAAGTTATATTAAACGCGGGTTTTTTTACCGCATTCGTCACTAGGACCTATTTGAACGGATTAGATTTTATTAACATCTGTCTCATTCACAATTATTTCCCTGGCTTTTTCTATATTTCCACCATATTACTGGCGTCTATAGGCATTTTCCTGAAGGCTTTGTTCACCAGTAATCCGTTCCGATCATTATATTCAAGATATAAAAACTTGGAAAAATGGTGGAGATCAAATAATTACAATGGAGAAGAGGAGTTTAACGAAATAGCTCTTTCATTGTGTCTACTTTTAACGTCGAATGACTATAAAATATTTAAGAAATCAGACAACGTAAAATCCGTTGATGAAGTCGCTGCTTTCAGTAATAGTTATGTGGTTAGTGGACATTTAAACCAACTCCAGTCGACACCAGAGGATCTGTTATCTCGTAAGGAAATGACTACCGATTCCCAGTTACCAGGTTTTGCGAGGACATATTTAGGCCTTTTTGAATTAGTAAGAACCATTATTTTGACGTATTCTAGACTCCTAAAAAATCTTCTGTGgagtaaaaattttgagagCAGTATAGATAAGAAACCGAGAGTGGGAAAGCGTAAAAAGAGGGATTTAAACAAATATGttacagaaaaaaactataaaAAGTTTTTATATAAACCGGACGTCAAAGAGCTTAATATTGAGAGTGATCTCAGAAGCCTGGAGTTATTGCTTCCTGAAGACGATTCATCAAAAGACTACTTTCCCCCCAGAAAAATCGATGAAAGTGTTTCAGATGAAGAGTTTGATAGTGATATGGAAAGTCAGTTgattattgatgaagaaaaagaattaacACATTTATCAAGTAATGCTGTCGATTCTGATGATTTAGAGGAAATAGCCTGGAACATCTCCATGTGGTCTATTTTAAATTATGAAATGGATGTCCATAATAAGGTTAATGGACCGTTGACTAGATCACAATATGGTAAAAGAAACCCACAAGGTGTACTAGTCGATGTTGTTATTGAACGCCTTCTGCATCATACAAACTCCAGGTATATGTACAAACGTTTAAATATGAAGGACGATGACAAATTAGAGTTCAAGTTTGATTTTGCCTTTGATAGTTGCGACGAAGTGGAGGAAATGGATCTCTCCTGCCTAATCTGCAAAgttaataaaagaaatattgtAACTTGGCCCTGTAGATGCCTTGCATTATGCGATGATTGTAGGATATCTCTGGGTTATAAAGGATTTGCTACATGCGTCAGCTGTGATAGTGAGGTGAAGGGTTACAGTAAGTTGAATATAGTCTag
- the HRB1 gene encoding mRNA-binding protein (Poly(A+) RNA-binding guard protein; key surveillance factor for the selective export of spliced mRNAs from the nucleus to the cytoplasm; preference for intron-containing genes; similar to Npl3p; HRB1 has a paralog, GBP2, that arose from the whole genome duplication), translating into MSDQERGSENNNRSRSRSRSPVRRRMSDDHGYERDNHLSRRSGNYNGRRKFADTYRGSRDRGEYRGGRERSDYRERERFNNRDNPRSRDRYDDRRRGRDVTGRYGNRRDDYPRSFRSRHNTRDDSRRGGFGSSGARGDYGPLLARELDSTYEEKVNRNYSNSIFVGNLTYDSTPEDLTEFFSQIGKVVRADIITSRGHHRGMGTVEFTNSDDVDRAIRQYDGAFFMDRKIFVRQDNPPPSNNIKERKALDRGELRHNRKTHEVIVKNLPASVNWQALKDIFKECGNVAHADVELDGDGVSTGSGTVSFYDIKDLHRAIEKYNGYSIEGNVLDVKSKESVHNHSDGDDVDIPMDDSPVNEEARKFTENVVGGGERNRLIYCSNLPFSTAKSDLYDLFETIGKVNNAELRYDSKGAPTGIAVVEYDNVDDADVCIERLNNYNYGGCDLDISYAKRL; encoded by the exons ATGTCTGATCAAGAACGAGGTTCAGAAAAC AATAATCGAAGTAGATCGAGGTCGAGATCACCTGTTCGTCGTCGGATGAGTGATGATCATGGTTATGAAAGAGACAACCATTTGTCCCGGAGGTCAGGTAATTATAACGGTAGGCGTAAGTTCGCAGATACGTACAGAGGAAGCAGAGATAGAGGAGAATATAGAGGAGGTAGAGAAAGGTCTGATTACagagaaagagaaaggtTCAATAACAGAGATAATCCTAGATCTAGAGACCGTTACGATGATAGGCGCAGAGGAAGAGATGTGACTGGTCGTTATGGGAACAGACGTGATGACTATCCTAGAAGCTTTAGGAGTAGACACAATACACGTGATGACAGTAGGAGAGGCGGTTTTGGTAGTAGTGGAGCAAGAGGTGATTACGGTCCTTTGTTGGCACGTGAATTGGATAGTACATACGAAGAAAAGGTCAATAGAAACTATTCCAATAGTATATTCGTGGGTAATTTAACATATGACAGCACCCCCGAAGATCTCACTGAGTTTTTTTCACAGATAGGAAAAGTAGTCCGCGCGGATATAATTACATCAAGAGGGCACCACAGAGGTATGGGTACAGTAGAGTTCACTAATTCGGATGATGTTGACAGGGCCATCCGCCAGTACGATGGGGCCTTCTTCATGGATCGTAAAATCTTCGTCAGGCAAGATAATCCACCACCGTCAAACAATATCAAGGAAAGGAAAGCACTCGATAGAGGAGAGCTTAGACATAACCGAAAAACACATGAAGTTATtgtaaaaaatttaccTGCTTCCGTTAATTGGCAGGCTTTGAAAGACATATTCAAGGAATGTGGGAATGTCGCACACGCTGATGTGGAATTGGATGGCGATGGAGTATCCACTGGATCTGGTACGGTGTCCTTTTATGATATTAAAGATCTGCATAGAGCGATTGAGAAATACAACGGTTATAGTATAGAGGGTAACGTCTTGGATGTCAAGTCTAAGGAAAGCGTACATAACCACAGTGATGGAGACGATGTTGATATCCCAATGGATGATTCTCCCGTTAACGAAGAAGCTCGAAAATTTACCGAAAACGTTGTCGGTGGAGgtgaaagaaatagacTCATATATTGCAGTAATTTGCCATTTTCAACTGCAAAAAGTGATCTTTACGACCTTTTCGAGACAATCGGAAAGGTTAACAATGCTGAATTAAGGTATGATTCCAAAGGGGCACCAACTGGAATAGCTGTCGTTGAATACGATAACGTCGATGATGCAGATGTTTGTATTGAAAGATTGAATAATTATAACTATGGGGGTTGTGATTTGGATATATCGTACGCTAAACGCCTCTAG
- the PET8 gene encoding Pet8p (S-adenosylmethionine transporter of the mitochondrial inner membrane; member of the mitochondrial carrier family; required for biotin biosynthesis and respiratory growth): protein MNTFFLSLLSGAAAGTSTDLVFFPIDTIKTRLQAKGGFFANGGYKGIYRGLGSAVVASAPGASLFFISYDYMKVKSRPYISKLYSQGSEQLIDTTTHMLSSSIGEICACLVRVPAEVVKQRTQVHSTNSSWQTLQSILRNDNKEGLRKNLYRGWSTTIMREIPFTCIQFPLYEYLKKTWAKANGQSQVEPWKGAICGSIAGGIAAATTTPLDFLKTRLMLNKTTASLGSVIIRIYREEGPAVFFSGVGPRTMWISAGGAIFLGMYETVHSLLSKSFPTAGEMRA from the coding sequence AtgaatactttttttctttccttgcTAAGTGGCGCCGCTGCTGGTACCTCTACGgatttggtttttttcCCTATAGACACAATTAAAACCAGGCTTCAAGCTAAGGGTGGATTCTTTGCTAATGGAGGATACAAAGGCATATATCGTGGTTTGGGAAGCGCTGTTGTAGCATCGGCGCCAGGTGCttcacttttctttattagTTATGATTATATGAAAGTAAAATCAAGGCCATATATCAGCAAACTTTACTCACAGGGATCTGAGCAATTGATTGATACGACAACGCACATGCTTTCCTCTTCCATTGGTGAAATTTGTGCTTGTCTTGTTCGAGTTCCCGCAGAAGTCGTTAAGCAAAGGACGCAAGTTCACTCTACCAATTCTTCCTGGCAGACTTTACAGTCAATTCTACGAAATGACAATAAGGAAGGTTTAAGGAAAAATCTTTATAGAGGGTGGTCTACCACCATTATGAGAGAAATACCGTTTACTTGTATACAGTTTCCTTTATACGAGTATCTAAAAAAGACTTGGGCAAAAGCCAATGGCCAAAGTCAAGTGGAGCCATGGAAAGGGGCTATCTGCGGTTCTATTGCGGGTGGGATCGCAGCAGCTACAACGACACCATTAGATTTCTTGAAAACCAGATTAATGCTCAACAAAACAACCGCCTCACTTGGAAGCGTTATTATTAGGATTTACAGAGAGGAAGGTCCTGCTGTATTTTTCAGTGGAGTGGGGCCCCGGACAATGTGGATCAGTGCAGGTGGTGCTATCTTCCTAGGCATGTATGAAACTGTTCATTCGTTATTATCGAAAAGTTTCCCAACGGCTGGAGAAATGAGAGCGTAA